The following coding sequences are from one Nicotiana tomentosiformis chromosome 3, ASM39032v3, whole genome shotgun sequence window:
- the LOC104091417 gene encoding mitochondrial import receptor subunit TOM5 homolog, producing MADSVISVDKIKAFWHSQVHDEEKWNLNMKLLRASALFAGSIILMRQYGDLMAI from the exons ATGGCGGACTCTGTGATATCAGTGGACAAGATCAAAGCTTTCTGGCACTCTCAGGTTCATGACGAAGAAAAGTGGAATCTCAACATG AAACTGCTTCGAGCTTCAGCTCTCTTTGCTGGTTCCATCATTTTGATGCGCCAGTATGGTGATCTCATGGCTATCTGA